One window of Paenibacillus albicereus genomic DNA carries:
- a CDS encoding discoidin domain-containing protein, whose amino-acid sequence MKRMILTAAAALALGGLAAGTAAAAPVSDANTTMFGPDVYVFDPSMPAADISATATSIFGALESAEFSSSRKALLFKPGSYNVNFNVGFYTHVAGLGRNPGDVTVTGGVNVNADWDNGNATRNFWRAIENMTLAPTSGKTQIAVSQAAPLRRLNIKGELDLFDFDSNWNAGWASGGFLADSKVDGKVVPASQQQWFSRNSEWNEWTNGVWNMMFVGSKNAPSGTFPDPPYTVVPTTPVIREKPYLYIDGSGQYQVFVPSLQSGTQGVSWAAGSTPGQSIPIGQFYIARPESATAATLNAALAQGKHLLFTPGIYHLNDTIRITSPNTVVLGIGIPTLVPDTGLAAMTVADVDGVKIAGLTFDAGPANSPVLLDVGPQGSTARHQSNPTSLHDLTFRTGGASNGRNDISLRINSNDVIGDHFWIWRADHGAGAGWTSNVSKNGLVVNGTDVTLYGLFNEHHNEYQTVWNGNGGRLYFYQSEIPYDVPNQAAWKSGGGAVNGYASYKVGAGVTTHEAWGLGIYSYFRDAAVKLNSAIEAPNAPGVKFHNMTTIWLSGTAGSEISHIVNDIGGRVYANTPAEAMRQTLAEWAGNGSATPTPTPTATPTPTATPTPTPTATPTPTPGAALDRTGWTASSSPSSGDPASNLLDGSMATRWSTGAAMAPGQSITIDMKVSKTFGKLVMDSTGSDGDYARGYEVYVSADGASWGSPVATGTGSGPVVTATFAAKTARYIKIVQTGTASSWWSIRELNVYGTGTTPTPTPTPTPGAALDRTGWTASSAPSSGDVAANLLDGSMATRWSTGAAMAPGQSITIDMKASKTFGKLVMDSTGSDSDYARGYEVYVSADGASWGSPVATGTGSGPVVTATFAAKTARYIKIVQTGTASSWWSIRELNVHS is encoded by the coding sequence ATGAAGAGAATGATCCTGACGGCCGCGGCGGCGCTGGCGCTCGGCGGCCTGGCCGCCGGAACGGCTGCCGCCGCTCCGGTCAGCGACGCCAATACGACGATGTTCGGACCGGATGTGTACGTGTTCGACCCGTCGATGCCGGCGGCGGACATCTCCGCCACGGCGACGTCGATCTTCGGCGCGCTGGAGTCCGCCGAATTCAGCAGCAGCCGCAAGGCGCTCCTGTTCAAGCCGGGCTCGTACAACGTCAACTTCAACGTCGGCTTCTATACCCATGTGGCCGGCCTCGGCCGCAACCCCGGCGACGTCACCGTCACCGGAGGCGTGAACGTGAACGCCGATTGGGACAACGGCAACGCGACCCGCAACTTCTGGCGGGCGATCGAGAATATGACGCTGGCTCCGACCAGCGGCAAGACGCAGATCGCCGTCTCGCAAGCCGCGCCGCTGCGCCGGCTGAACATCAAGGGCGAGCTCGACTTGTTCGACTTCGACTCCAACTGGAACGCCGGCTGGGCGAGCGGCGGCTTCCTCGCCGACTCCAAGGTCGACGGCAAGGTCGTGCCGGCGTCGCAGCAGCAGTGGTTCTCGCGCAACAGCGAATGGAACGAGTGGACGAACGGCGTCTGGAACATGATGTTCGTCGGCAGCAAGAACGCGCCGTCCGGCACGTTCCCCGATCCGCCCTATACGGTCGTGCCGACGACGCCGGTCATCCGCGAGAAGCCGTACCTGTACATCGACGGCAGCGGCCAGTACCAGGTATTCGTGCCGTCGCTGCAGAGCGGGACGCAAGGCGTCAGCTGGGCGGCCGGCTCCACGCCGGGCCAGTCGATTCCGATCGGCCAATTTTACATCGCGCGTCCTGAAAGCGCTACCGCAGCGACGCTCAACGCGGCGCTGGCCCAAGGCAAGCATCTGCTGTTCACGCCCGGCATCTACCATCTGAACGATACGATCCGGATCACCTCTCCCAACACGGTCGTGCTCGGCATCGGCATCCCGACGCTCGTGCCGGATACGGGGCTGGCGGCGATGACCGTGGCCGACGTGGACGGCGTGAAGATCGCCGGCCTCACGTTCGACGCCGGTCCGGCCAACTCGCCGGTGCTGCTGGACGTCGGGCCGCAAGGCAGCACGGCGCGCCACCAGTCGAATCCGACCTCGCTCCACGACCTGACCTTCCGCACCGGCGGAGCGTCGAACGGCCGCAACGACATCAGCCTGCGCATCAACAGCAACGACGTCATCGGCGACCATTTCTGGATCTGGCGCGCCGACCACGGCGCCGGGGCGGGCTGGACGTCCAATGTCTCCAAGAACGGCCTCGTCGTCAACGGAACCGACGTGACGCTGTACGGCCTGTTCAACGAGCATCATAACGAGTACCAGACCGTCTGGAACGGCAATGGCGGGCGCCTGTACTTCTATCAGTCCGAGATTCCGTACGACGTGCCGAACCAGGCGGCTTGGAAAAGCGGCGGCGGCGCGGTGAACGGCTACGCCTCCTACAAGGTCGGAGCCGGCGTGACGACCCACGAGGCGTGGGGGCTCGGCATCTACTCCTACTTCCGCGACGCGGCGGTCAAGCTGAACAGCGCCATCGAGGCGCCGAACGCGCCGGGCGTGAAGTTCCACAACATGACGACGATCTGGCTGTCCGGCACGGCAGGCAGCGAGATCAGCCACATCGTCAACGATATCGGCGGCCGCGTCTATGCGAACACGCCTGCCGAGGCGATGCGCCAGACGCTGGCGGAATGGGCCGGCAACGGATCGGCGACGCCGACGCCGACTCCGACAGCAACGCCGACCCCGACAGCCACGCCGACGCCAACCCCGACAGCAACGCCGACCCCGACGCCGGGCGCGGCGCTCGACCGCACGGGCTGGACGGCGAGCAGCAGTCCGTCGAGCGGCGATCCAGCCTCCAACCTGCTGGACGGCAGCATGGCGACGCGCTGGAGCACGGGCGCGGCGATGGCGCCCGGCCAGTCGATCACGATCGACATGAAAGTGTCCAAGACGTTCGGCAAGCTGGTCATGGACTCGACGGGCAGCGACGGCGACTACGCGCGCGGCTATGAGGTGTATGTCTCGGCCGACGGCGCGAGCTGGGGCAGTCCGGTCGCGACAGGAACGGGCAGCGGACCGGTCGTGACGGCGACGTTCGCGGCCAAGACGGCGCGCTATATCAAGATCGTGCAGACCGGCACGGCGAGCAGCTGGTGGTCGATCCGCGAGCTGAACGTGTACGGCACCGGCACGACCCCGACGCCAACGCCAACGCCGACGCCAGGCGCGGCGCTTGACCGCACGGGCTGGACGGCGAGCAGCGCGCCGTCGAGCGGCGACGTCGCGGCGAACCTGCTGGACGGCAGCATGGCGACGCGCTGGAGCACGGGCGCCGCGATGGCGCCGGGCCAGTCGATCACGATCGACATGAAGGCGTCCAAGACGTTCGGCAAGCTGGTCATGGACTCGACGGGCAGCGACAGCGACTATGCGCGCGGCTACGAGGTGTACGTCTCGGCCGACGGCGCGAGCTGGGGCAGTCCGGTCGCGACGGGAACCGGCAGCGGTCCGGTCGTGACGGCGACGTTCGCGGCCAAGACGGCGCGCTATATCAAGATCGTGCAGACCGGCACGGCGAGCAGCTGGTGGTCGATCCGCGAGCTGAACGTGCATAGCTGA
- a CDS encoding MFS transporter: MGSRLRWRLPARAALPPERRLGKDAVVSLLIHSCFQFGASMSGLFLNLYLWRLTESLTVNGLYNIISFGITPAAFALGGWLAKRKDRMVAYRLGIVMIAIFYLLVVIAQENVAEFFVLFALLNGISSGFYWVGYLVLQYDVSTEANRIRYLAFNMICFNSAGLAGPALAGFIIRRSEGLQGYIVIFALAFLMFVIAAAVSFRIPFKPDRHRTYYLKLMGLLMGKNRRWLLALYGFLVFGLFQGVMLFLPNILLFRTVGREDWVGYLGVFFSALTVATGYVISRSAQKEQVHKYLLLSSSGVTIGASLLLIDVSLWSVVGFMMLFSIFNPLAVNTLTSYYYRLIGTLPLKGNLRVESVIMRELFLNAGRVISIGILLLAAGGLQPAVMAGVLVAMAGLQFLLLLLVRRDEPAPAHGEG, encoded by the coding sequence ATGGGCTCAAGGCTAAGGTGGAGGCTGCCCGCTCGCGCGGCGCTTCCGCCGGAAAGAAGGCTCGGCAAGGACGCGGTCGTCTCGCTCCTCATCCACAGCTGCTTTCAATTCGGAGCGTCGATGTCGGGGCTGTTCCTCAACCTGTATCTGTGGCGGCTGACGGAAAGCTTGACGGTGAACGGCCTGTACAACATCATCAGCTTCGGCATCACGCCGGCGGCATTCGCGCTCGGGGGCTGGCTCGCCAAGCGCAAGGACCGGATGGTGGCGTACCGGCTCGGCATCGTCATGATCGCGATCTTCTACCTGCTCGTCGTCATCGCTCAGGAAAACGTGGCCGAGTTCTTCGTGCTCTTCGCCTTGCTGAACGGCATCTCGTCGGGCTTCTACTGGGTCGGCTACCTCGTGCTCCAGTACGACGTCTCGACCGAGGCCAACCGGATCCGCTACCTCGCGTTCAACATGATCTGCTTCAACTCGGCCGGCCTCGCCGGGCCTGCGCTCGCTGGCTTCATCATCCGCCGCAGCGAGGGGCTGCAGGGCTACATCGTGATCTTCGCCCTGGCCTTCCTCATGTTCGTCATCGCGGCGGCCGTCAGCTTCCGCATCCCGTTCAAGCCGGACCGGCATCGGACCTACTACCTGAAGCTGATGGGCCTGCTCATGGGCAAAAACCGCCGCTGGCTGCTGGCGCTGTACGGGTTCCTCGTATTCGGGCTGTTCCAAGGGGTCATGCTGTTCCTCCCGAACATCCTGCTCTTCCGCACCGTCGGGCGCGAGGACTGGGTCGGCTACCTCGGCGTCTTCTTCTCCGCGCTGACGGTCGCGACGGGCTATGTCATTTCCCGCTCCGCCCAAAAGGAACAGGTCCACAAGTACCTGCTGCTGTCCTCCAGCGGCGTCACGATCGGAGCGTCGCTGCTGCTGATCGACGTCTCGCTCTGGTCGGTCGTCGGGTTCATGATGCTGTTCTCGATCTTCAACCCGCTCGCGGTCAACACGCTGACCTCCTATTACTACCGCCTCATCGGCACGCTGCCGCTCAAGGGCAATCTGAGGGTGGAGTCCGTCATCATGCGCGAGCTGTTCCTCAATGCGGGCCGGGTCATCTCCATCGGCATCCTGCTGCTCGCCGCCGGCGGCCTGCAGCCTGCCGTCATGGCCGGCGTGCTCGTCGCGATGGCCGGCCTGCAGTTCCTGCTGCTGCTGCTGGTCCGCCGGGACGAGCCCGCGCCTGCGCATGGCGAAGGCTGA
- a CDS encoding DUF1796 family putative cysteine peptidase has product MMTLSELKGPYDAIYSLGHNCLPGVQLSKNGLRRYSGPIDWMGSPLLSGVSRALQERFANFMELRNLSVTGIDPNAGCYLVHDLAYHIVSNHDYPVRADPAEALLPYPEVKAKLDRRVERMLGKLAGSSRILLVRTEGSYPELFELQLVLRSLVGATFAVLYVQHGDAEGIVDLGWRIPHVCAVQIPRVPDMFHDNDAIWRELLAGIYHV; this is encoded by the coding sequence ATGATGACGCTTTCTGAACTGAAGGGACCTTACGACGCGATCTACAGCCTCGGCCACAACTGCCTGCCCGGCGTGCAGTTATCGAAGAACGGCCTCCGTCGCTACTCCGGGCCGATCGACTGGATGGGCTCTCCGCTGCTGAGCGGCGTCTCGCGCGCCTTGCAGGAGCGCTTCGCGAACTTCATGGAGCTGCGCAATCTCAGCGTCACCGGCATCGATCCCAATGCCGGCTGCTATCTCGTGCATGACCTCGCCTATCATATCGTCTCCAACCACGACTATCCCGTGCGCGCCGATCCTGCCGAGGCGCTGCTCCCCTATCCGGAGGTAAAGGCCAAGCTCGACCGCCGCGTCGAGAGGATGCTCGGCAAGCTCGCCGGCAGCAGCCGCATCCTGCTTGTACGCACCGAAGGCAGCTACCCCGAGCTGTTCGAGCTGCAGCTCGTGCTGCGCTCGCTCGTCGGGGCGACGTTCGCTGTCCTCTACGTGCAGCATGGCGATGCCGAGGGCATCGTCGACCTCGGCTGGCGCATCCCGCATGTGTGCGCCGTGCAGATTCCCCGCGTCCCCGACATGTTCCATGACAATGACGCAATCTGGCGCGAGCTGCTGGCGGGCATCTATCACGTTTAA
- a CDS encoding recombinase family protein, with protein MIGIYVRVSTEEQAKNGYSIKDQIRQCKNKAKGNDVLEYIDEGYSGEFLERPALEKLRNDVRDGVISTVIVYDPDRWSRNLMNQLIITEEIEKRAKLVFVNSEYEKSPEGRLFYQIRGAVSEFEKAKITERMGRGRKEKARQGKVVKNSQLYGYNFNTESSMYEIHPDESKVVKMIFDLFTLPDSPVKGINGIANFLTSQGVPTKRGAPVWHRQVVRQILLNQSYVGNYFQNRWNTEGMLGNKYRDPDEKIPMRERPESEWIELSIPPIIEEVQFARAQQLIGESKRRFAKEGLRKYLLSGLVRCGECENTMTGLRAKHWGKHKLEYSDTKNFSGAKFKGCGMRISCEKLDEEVWQTVLAWLTRSDHQTAAAEEVARPDRSLEELEFERIEKEIEKVGNRRKNLIKLFAEIEDEIGQSDIRNELRDLAEKEKQMKSNLEQLQVKMGNQKSREFTKQAEDDLIAHYLSKDLDNLSFEDKQEIIRSLVREVRVYKGERVDIYGF; from the coding sequence ATGATCGGGATCTACGTGAGGGTATCGACGGAGGAACAAGCGAAGAACGGATACAGCATCAAGGACCAGATTCGGCAGTGCAAGAACAAAGCCAAGGGGAATGATGTCCTCGAGTATATTGATGAGGGATACTCCGGAGAGTTCCTGGAACGTCCCGCTCTAGAAAAACTGCGTAATGATGTCCGTGACGGAGTCATCAGTACGGTCATCGTTTATGATCCGGACCGCTGGAGCCGAAATCTCATGAATCAACTCATTATCACGGAGGAGATAGAGAAGCGCGCTAAGCTGGTATTCGTCAACAGCGAGTACGAAAAGTCTCCAGAAGGCCGGCTTTTCTACCAAATCCGCGGAGCAGTTTCGGAATTTGAAAAAGCAAAAATTACAGAACGGATGGGCCGCGGTCGTAAAGAGAAGGCTCGTCAAGGGAAAGTCGTGAAAAACTCCCAACTCTACGGGTACAACTTCAATACTGAATCCTCGATGTACGAAATTCATCCCGACGAATCAAAGGTCGTAAAAATGATATTCGATCTCTTTACTCTCCCCGACAGCCCTGTCAAAGGTATTAACGGAATTGCAAATTTCCTTACAAGTCAAGGTGTGCCGACCAAAAGAGGGGCGCCCGTTTGGCATCGACAAGTTGTTCGCCAAATTCTCCTCAATCAATCGTATGTGGGGAACTACTTTCAAAACCGGTGGAACACAGAAGGTATGCTTGGGAACAAATATCGTGATCCAGATGAAAAGATACCGATGAGGGAAAGGCCTGAATCCGAATGGATTGAGTTAAGTATTCCTCCGATCATAGAAGAAGTTCAATTTGCTCGTGCACAGCAACTTATCGGCGAGTCAAAGCGCCGCTTTGCCAAAGAAGGATTAAGAAAATACCTCTTGTCTGGCCTCGTTAGGTGCGGTGAATGCGAAAACACAATGACCGGTCTTCGCGCCAAGCATTGGGGCAAGCACAAACTGGAGTATTCTGACACCAAGAACTTCTCTGGCGCAAAGTTTAAAGGGTGTGGAATGAGGATTAGTTGCGAGAAGCTCGATGAAGAGGTGTGGCAAACTGTACTTGCCTGGCTCACAAGATCGGACCATCAAACAGCGGCGGCTGAGGAAGTGGCAAGGCCAGATCGTTCACTTGAAGAATTGGAGTTCGAGAGAATTGAGAAAGAAATTGAGAAGGTCGGCAACCGCCGGAAGAACTTGATTAAGCTTTTTGCTGAAATCGAAGACGAAATCGGGCAATCCGATATCCGGAATGAGCTTCGTGACCTAGCGGAGAAAGAAAAACAGATGAAATCCAACTTGGAACAGTTGCAGGTGAAGATGGGTAACCAGAAAAGCAGAGAATTTACTAAACAAGCTGAGGACGACCTTATCGCGCATTACCTCTCGAAAGATCTCGACAACCTCAGTTTTGAAGACAAACAGGAAATTATCCGGTCCTTGGTGCGCGAGGTGCGCGTCTACAAAGGAGAACGGGTGGATATATACGGCTTTTAG
- a CDS encoding ArpU family phage packaging/lysis transcriptional regulator, with protein sequence MQQEFDLGPLPNLNDLDGKKTQAAIEAVFDKFLFYKSITFEEREASMTASYSDMPRSYTGTTSDQTASIAMYNVDEPERRRTYLEKVRAGVRKLPVTERKLIEFRYMEDEYKRDLDVFQTDMPMGKNRYMEIRLRAFYRLAFIFHDFRLLQVKDLTRDH encoded by the coding sequence GTGCAGCAGGAATTTGATCTTGGCCCGCTGCCAAACCTGAACGACTTGGACGGGAAAAAGACGCAGGCTGCAATCGAGGCTGTCTTCGACAAGTTCCTTTTTTACAAGAGCATTACATTCGAGGAGCGAGAGGCGAGCATGACCGCCAGTTACTCGGACATGCCCCGCAGCTACACCGGCACAACAAGCGACCAGACGGCCAGCATTGCCATGTACAACGTAGACGAGCCGGAACGGCGCCGGACTTACCTCGAGAAGGTGCGTGCTGGCGTCCGAAAGCTCCCGGTCACGGAGCGCAAACTCATTGAGTTCCGGTACATGGAGGATGAGTACAAGCGAGACCTTGACGTTTTCCAGACCGACATGCCGATGGGGAAAAACCGCTACATGGAGATCCGGCTCCGCGCATTTTATCGCCTCGCATTCATCTTCCATGACTTCCGGCTGCTGCAGGTCAAGGATCTGACGAGAGACCATTAA
- a CDS encoding putative metallopeptidase produces the protein MARAPKKEKYLSDAPQEVYGLLHELIEKHHDDLGDSHIIIKMRHGGWKAKGKMVFGKFAIFNELYRQETKKDAALILNADAWAVMKPNQKRYILDHQLYSLEVSTNKDGDIKEAADGRPILKSIPPDIEAFNNVIRRHGIAMDEIKSFSKALDEAGQLTIEDVTASSQESQEPAGHADSDPDEEYDERRQVTLEQAAAAADDPMDGVDPHSVPF, from the coding sequence ATGGCACGAGCACCCAAAAAGGAAAAGTACCTGTCCGACGCACCGCAGGAGGTATACGGACTGCTCCATGAGTTGATCGAGAAGCATCATGACGATCTGGGGGACTCGCACATCATCATCAAGATGCGGCACGGCGGATGGAAAGCAAAGGGCAAGATGGTCTTCGGCAAGTTCGCTATTTTCAATGAACTCTATCGCCAAGAAACGAAAAAAGACGCAGCACTCATCCTCAATGCCGACGCGTGGGCAGTCATGAAGCCTAACCAAAAGCGCTACATCCTCGACCATCAGCTTTACTCGCTCGAGGTGTCGACCAACAAAGACGGTGACATCAAAGAGGCTGCAGACGGACGGCCGATCCTCAAGTCGATTCCCCCGGACATTGAGGCATTTAACAACGTCATCCGCCGGCACGGTATCGCGATGGACGAAATCAAGAGCTTTTCCAAGGCGCTGGACGAAGCAGGGCAGTTGACCATCGAGGACGTCACCGCGTCGTCTCAAGAGTCGCAGGAGCCCGCCGGGCATGCCGATAGCGACCCGGACGAAGAGTACGACGAGCGCCGGCAGGTCACGCTCGAGCAAGCTGCTGCCGCGGCCGACGATCCTATGGACGGCGTAGACCCGCACAGCGTGCCGTTTTAA
- a CDS encoding type II toxin-antitoxin system PemK/MazF family toxin — translation MKKTDMGECVNIYRGDILLVDLGEQPEESHVQAGCRPVVVIQNNRGNEVSPCLIVAPITSRHKNFLPTHARLSGRFDGRMTGNTVLLEQLVTINKYQVVHKIDSVSDRDMREIERALLCSLALPARADNKGAVAKG, via the coding sequence ATGAAAAAGACTGACATGGGAGAATGCGTCAATATCTACCGAGGAGACATTCTCCTGGTTGATCTTGGCGAACAGCCGGAAGAGTCCCACGTCCAAGCCGGCTGCCGTCCAGTGGTCGTCATCCAAAACAACCGTGGCAACGAAGTGAGTCCATGCCTCATCGTGGCTCCAATCACCTCGAGACACAAGAATTTTCTCCCGACACATGCCCGGCTGTCGGGGAGGTTTGACGGCAGGATGACAGGCAACACAGTGTTGCTAGAGCAGCTAGTGACCATCAACAAATACCAAGTCGTGCACAAAATAGATAGCGTGTCAGACCGCGACATGCGGGAGATCGAGCGGGCATTACTGTGCAGCTTGGCATTGCCTGCTCGAGCAGACAATAAGGGGGCAGTTGCAAAAGGATGA
- a CDS encoding DNA cytosine methyltransferase — translation MIKILELFGGIGAPRKALINLGVEHKAIDYVEIDAKAVRSYNAMYDRLHKPQSVVGWNLRPDILVHGSPCQDYSRSGKRLGGKDEDKTRSSLMWETLRIIEAMGEWRPKVVVWENVKGVLDSDIIHSFNKYQRDMERLGYTNSFDVINAMDFGIPQNRNRVFTISTLGGPAFDFGRLRRRPMRHINEFLEPDVTGEQYQINIPSMLNRIEEFNPAVRGKYRPLDVIEDSCWTISTRQDRCPNAGIIRQEGGQYRYLTERECWRLMGFTDEDFDAAAAEFPSMPGKRNAALYKLAGNSIVVQVLEAIFEAVLAPTEQHDWFTAARDGQLQLVI, via the coding sequence GTGATCAAGATCCTCGAGCTCTTCGGCGGCATCGGCGCTCCGAGGAAGGCGCTCATCAACCTAGGCGTCGAGCACAAAGCGATCGACTACGTCGAGATCGACGCCAAGGCAGTGCGCAGCTACAACGCCATGTACGATCGGCTGCACAAGCCGCAGTCGGTCGTCGGATGGAACCTGCGGCCAGACATCCTGGTCCATGGCAGCCCGTGCCAGGACTACAGCCGATCCGGCAAGAGGCTTGGCGGCAAAGACGAGGACAAGACGCGCAGCTCGCTGATGTGGGAGACACTCCGAATCATTGAGGCCATGGGAGAGTGGCGACCGAAAGTTGTTGTTTGGGAAAACGTCAAGGGCGTCTTGGATAGCGACATCATTCATAGCTTCAACAAGTATCAGCGGGACATGGAACGTTTGGGCTACACCAACAGCTTCGACGTCATCAATGCGATGGACTTTGGCATTCCACAGAACAGGAACCGGGTGTTCACGATCAGCACGCTCGGCGGGCCGGCCTTCGACTTCGGGCGGCTCCGCCGGCGGCCGATGAGGCACATCAACGAGTTCCTGGAGCCGGACGTCACCGGCGAGCAGTATCAGATCAACATCCCCTCCATGCTCAACCGAATCGAGGAGTTCAACCCGGCGGTGCGCGGCAAGTATCGCCCGTTGGACGTGATCGAGGACAGCTGCTGGACCATCAGCACACGGCAGGACCGCTGCCCGAACGCCGGCATCATCCGGCAGGAGGGCGGACAGTACCGATACCTGACGGAGCGCGAATGCTGGCGGCTCATGGGGTTCACGGATGAGGACTTCGACGCTGCGGCCGCTGAATTTCCGAGCATGCCGGGCAAGCGAAACGCCGCGCTCTACAAGCTGGCCGGCAACTCCATCGTCGTACAGGTGCTCGAAGCGATCTTCGAGGCAGTGCTTGCGCCGACGGAGCAGCATGATTGGTTCACGGCGGCGCGGGACGGACAGCTCCAACTGGTCATCTAG
- a CDS encoding nucleoside triphosphate pyrophosphohydrolase family protein, producing the protein MTQPIKTVQLPEGVAPARINDLVNAAHQNAISKGWWDEDRSFGEIIALIHSEASEALEDFRVGKQPDEVWYENGDKPCGIPSELADIVIRVLDAAGRYGIDLESIIAEKMAYNATRPVRHGGKVL; encoded by the coding sequence ATGACCCAACCAATCAAGACCGTCCAGTTGCCCGAAGGCGTGGCGCCGGCCAGAATCAATGACCTCGTAAACGCTGCTCACCAAAACGCTATCTCTAAAGGATGGTGGGATGAGGATCGCAGCTTCGGAGAGATCATCGCCTTGATCCACAGCGAGGCATCAGAGGCGCTGGAGGACTTCCGGGTCGGGAAGCAGCCGGACGAGGTGTGGTACGAAAACGGCGACAAGCCCTGCGGCATCCCTTCCGAGCTGGCCGACATCGTCATTCGGGTGCTTGACGCCGCAGGCCGGTACGGCATCGATCTGGAAAGCATCATCGCCGAGAAGATGGCTTACAACGCCACTCGACCGGTCCGTCACGGCGGGAAGGTGCTCTGA
- a CDS encoding DUF3310 domain-containing protein yields MSDQVNHPSHYNAGGIECIEAIRAALTPEEFRGFVKGNAIKYCWRSNHKNGDEDIKKAAWYINDYLKQKSNPEERNQ; encoded by the coding sequence ATGAGCGACCAAGTCAATCATCCGAGTCATTACAACGCCGGAGGCATTGAGTGCATTGAAGCGATCCGAGCAGCCCTTACGCCAGAGGAGTTCCGCGGCTTTGTAAAGGGCAATGCAATCAAGTATTGCTGGCGCTCTAACCACAAAAACGGAGACGAGGACATTAAAAAAGCCGCATGGTACATCAACGATTACTTGAAGCAAAAATCCAATCCAGAGGAGAGAAATCAATGA
- a CDS encoding replicative DNA helicase, whose translation MSDKLYAEISVLGAALLQPDLMDEIYIQPEELQDERHRLILEYFKVIYEQEGTLDLVMMAERSGTDLFKIGGPSYLAELASSSYSQDNLQKHQAIIRDSYIRRRTEDTLRMMADVGSGGASTAAEYVSKAQAALEEIAAIKNGPATSSVKKMSDVLAGHSKELHKRSQQRGMTGAQTASAELDKLTGGHQRSDLEIIAARPSMGKTAYIVNDMIAAAKGGYEAVLFSLEMPDKRIGERFLSVLGNIDGKKMKSGAFSDSDWERWSYAMDELDRLPISIDDTAGMTFQHISREVKQLVKVNPNLVVYIDFLQLVQTDQRFKSDHERIAYVSKGLKQLARRYNIPVIAISAVGRDCEKRQDKRPMMSDLRESGSIESDADIVIFLYRDDYYDKESEKKNIVEVIVAKGRDVGTGVVEMAFNKTTGRFLNITDEDRRKAAEARDKAH comes from the coding sequence ATGAGTGACAAGCTCTACGCAGAAATATCCGTCCTCGGTGCTGCCCTGCTCCAACCGGATTTAATGGACGAGATCTACATTCAGCCGGAAGAGTTGCAGGACGAGCGGCATCGGCTAATCCTCGAATATTTTAAAGTGATTTACGAGCAAGAGGGCACGCTCGACCTCGTGATGATGGCCGAGCGCTCTGGAACGGATCTGTTTAAGATCGGCGGACCATCTTACCTAGCTGAATTGGCAAGCTCGTCTTACAGCCAAGACAACCTCCAAAAGCATCAGGCAATTATCCGGGATAGCTACATTCGCCGGCGGACAGAAGACACGCTGCGAATGATGGCCGATGTCGGATCCGGAGGGGCGAGCACCGCGGCAGAATACGTCAGCAAAGCTCAAGCTGCTCTCGAAGAGATTGCCGCGATCAAGAATGGCCCGGCGACCAGCAGCGTGAAGAAGATGAGCGATGTGCTCGCGGGACACTCGAAGGAGCTGCACAAGCGGAGCCAGCAGCGGGGGATGACCGGCGCACAGACGGCGAGCGCTGAATTGGATAAACTGACCGGCGGCCACCAACGTAGCGACCTTGAAATCATCGCGGCGCGGCCATCTATGGGCAAAACCGCCTACATCGTAAACGACATGATTGCTGCTGCCAAAGGCGGATACGAAGCGGTGTTGTTCTCTCTGGAGATGCCAGACAAGAGGATCGGCGAACGGTTCCTTTCGGTGCTTGGCAACATCGACGGCAAGAAGATGAAAAGCGGCGCCTTTTCCGATTCGGATTGGGAGCGCTGGAGCTATGCGATGGACGAACTCGATCGGCTGCCGATCTCCATAGACGACACGGCCGGCATGACGTTCCAGCACATCTCCCGAGAGGTTAAGCAGTTGGTTAAGGTCAACCCAAATCTGGTCGTCTACATCGACTTCTTGCAGCTGGTGCAGACGGACCAGCGGTTCAAAAGCGATCATGAGCGGATTGCCTACGTGTCCAAGGGACTGAAGCAGTTGGCGCGCCGATACAACATCCCTGTCATCGCAATCTCTGCAGTCGGCCGTGACTGCGAAAAGCGCCAGGACAAACGCCCAATGATGAGCGACCTTCGGGAATCGGGTTCAATCGAGAGCGATGCCGACATCGTGATCTTCCTTTATCGGGACGACTACTACGACAAGGAAAGCGAGAAGAAAAACATCGTCGAGGTGATTGTCGCAAAGGGGCGCGATGTGGGCACAGGAGTCGTCGAGATGGCCTTTAATAAGACGACCGGCCGTTTCCTTAACATCACCGACGAGGACCGCAGGAAGGCGGCTGAGGCGCGTGACAAAGCGCATTGA